Proteins encoded by one window of Candidatus Aramenus sp. CH1:
- a CDS encoding NAD(P)-binding domain-containing protein has translation MAETINSVKYNSINRENLRILITDPIDNYMLDTLKSNGFNVTYLPDIKREELLKVIENYHVIVVRSRTKVDKEIIERGKNLKIIARAGIGLDNIDTDEADKRNIKVVYAPGASTDSAAELTIGLMIAAARNMYTSMSLAKSGIFKKVSGVELSGKTIGIIGFGRIGTKVALVAKAMGMNVLAYDVVDVRKRAEEIGARAVTLDELLANSDVISLHVTVGKDAKPILNRQEFEKMKNNVIIVNTSRAVAIDGPALLEYVKKGKVLAYATDVLWNEPPKDEWEWELLKHERVIVTTHIGAQTKEAQYRVAVITTQNLLNAIKEIGVK, from the coding sequence ATGGCAGAGACCATAAACTCCGTAAAATATAATTCTATAAATAGAGAAAACCTTAGGATCTTGATAACAGACCCCATAGACAACTACATGTTAGATACATTGAAGAGCAATGGATTTAACGTCACCTACCTGCCCGACATAAAGAGAGAAGAACTACTGAAAGTTATTGAAAACTATCACGTCATAGTGGTCAGGAGCAGAACCAAGGTAGATAAGGAGATCATAGAAAGAGGTAAGAACCTCAAGATAATCGCTAGGGCCGGGATAGGCCTGGACAACATTGACACTGACGAGGCAGATAAGAGGAACATAAAGGTCGTCTATGCTCCTGGTGCTTCCACCGATTCCGCGGCAGAGCTAACAATTGGGCTTATGATAGCAGCTGCTAGGAACATGTACACGTCCATGAGCCTGGCCAAATCTGGCATCTTCAAGAAGGTGTCCGGAGTGGAGTTAAGCGGCAAGACAATAGGCATCATAGGGTTTGGTAGGATAGGAACAAAGGTAGCCCTAGTAGCTAAGGCAATGGGCATGAACGTTCTTGCCTACGACGTAGTTGACGTGAGGAAGAGGGCGGAAGAGATAGGAGCTAGGGCAGTAACTTTGGACGAGCTCTTGGCAAACTCCGACGTTATAAGCTTGCACGTCACTGTGGGAAAGGACGCTAAGCCTATTCTAAATAGGCAAGAGTTCGAGAAGATGAAGAATAACGTAATAATAGTGAACACTAGTAGGGCAGTCGCTATAGATGGACCTGCGTTGCTTGAATACGTAAAGAAGGGCAAAGTGTTGGCATATGCTACTGACGTGTTGTGGAATGAGCCTCCTAAGGATGAATGGGAGTGGGAACTGCTAAAGCACGAGAGAGTAATAGTGACTACTCACATAGGGGCCCAAACTAAGGAAGCCCAGTATAGGGTAGCAGTAATTACGACCCAGAACTTGCTGAACGCCATCAAAGAGATAGGTGTAAAGTGA
- a CDS encoding alanine--glyoxylate aminotransferase family protein produces the protein MLLIPGPVNVPRSVEFEATRVVNHRSDAFREVVSQLEGKLAKLFSSDRVALLTGSGTLAVEAMVYSLLRRGEKVVVLTYGEFSERLLDSVKRRGAQPVVYRKAPGESFNVEEVKKVVEENKDASAVALVHNETSTGIAFRELRSVVKAIKDSGKKALVDSVSGFAAYELLVNEWGIDAVATGSQKALASVPGMGLVALSKEGISNLSSVDVPAFHDIQLYLKFQDKHETPFTPAVGVFFATLRAAELLEREGIKNRWARHEACARYLRKVTTEIGFSLLGNESNFSNTVVAGVPPISPKSLIAELKNRGIEVSGGMGELREKIVRIGILGVVDDRAIQKLVTALSDILKQEVSLKAPSQCSLPDFLRAEVEW, from the coding sequence ATGCTTCTTATACCGGGCCCCGTTAACGTTCCCAGAAGCGTGGAGTTTGAGGCCACTAGGGTAGTGAACCACAGGTCGGACGCCTTCAGAGAGGTAGTGTCCCAACTGGAGGGAAAGCTAGCTAAGCTCTTCTCCTCCGATAGGGTAGCGTTGCTGACTGGATCTGGCACGCTAGCGGTAGAGGCAATGGTCTACTCTTTGCTCAGAAGGGGAGAAAAAGTTGTGGTGCTAACGTATGGTGAGTTCAGCGAGAGGTTGCTGGACTCAGTTAAGCGTAGAGGAGCACAGCCAGTTGTTTACAGAAAGGCCCCCGGAGAGTCGTTTAACGTAGAAGAAGTAAAGAAGGTGGTAGAGGAGAACAAGGACGCCTCTGCAGTGGCATTGGTCCATAACGAGACGAGCACTGGTATAGCGTTTAGGGAATTGAGGAGTGTGGTAAAGGCCATTAAGGATTCGGGGAAGAAGGCGCTGGTGGACTCCGTCTCCGGTTTCGCTGCCTATGAACTGCTGGTAAACGAGTGGGGAATCGACGCCGTGGCAACCGGTAGTCAAAAGGCCTTGGCGTCCGTGCCAGGTATGGGACTGGTAGCCCTATCCAAGGAAGGGATATCCAACTTGAGCTCAGTAGACGTTCCAGCATTTCACGACATACAACTCTACTTGAAGTTCCAAGACAAACACGAGACTCCCTTTACTCCAGCAGTAGGGGTATTCTTTGCGACCCTAAGGGCTGCAGAGCTTCTGGAAAGGGAAGGAATCAAAAACAGGTGGGCAAGACACGAGGCATGTGCCCGGTATCTCAGGAAGGTAACCACTGAGATTGGCTTCTCCCTTCTTGGTAACGAGTCCAATTTCTCCAACACTGTAGTGGCAGGCGTTCCCCCAATATCCCCCAAGTCCTTAATTGCCGAACTGAAGAACAGGGGCATTGAGGTCTCTGGGGGCATGGGAGAATTACGTGAGAAGATAGTCAGAATAGGCATACTGGGAGTAGTTGACGATAGGGCAATCCAAAAGCTTGTGACCGCGCTCTCTGATATTCTGAAACAAGAGGTAAGTCTAAAGGCGCCTTCCCAGTGCTCTCTGCCGGACTTCTTAAGGGCTGAAGTTGAATGGTAA
- a CDS encoding DNA-directed RNA polymerase subunit K has product MSDSEYLTPLNKTFAESWKTRLTLYERARVISARALQLAMGAPPLIDISSMDQKSLTSIAIAQEELRRRVLPITIRRRYPNGKVELVSLRNL; this is encoded by the coding sequence ATGTCTGATAGTGAGTATTTAACTCCCTTAAACAAGACGTTCGCGGAGAGCTGGAAGACTAGACTTACCCTTTACGAGAGGGCAAGGGTGATCAGTGCTAGGGCCTTACAGCTGGCCATGGGTGCTCCTCCCCTTATTGACATAAGCAGTATGGATCAGAAGAGCCTTACCAGTATTGCAATCGCCCAAGAAGAGCTTAGGAGGAGAGTCCTCCCCATAACAATAAGGAGAAGGTACCCCAACGGCAAAGTAGAGTTAGTATCTCTGAGAAACCTATAA
- a CDS encoding DNA topoisomerase I produces the protein MVDKKPYVVIIAEKPKAGKKIAEAFGKYFQLSYRSVKYWKVSFNGEQIVIVTAAGHLYGLHGASGFPVYDMSWEPLWRIDKKAYYTKKYMDVINYVAGNAKFFVNACDYDIEGSVIGYLIIDKLGGIANAKRMKINALTKDEILRAYSDLQPLDLTMVDAGIARHKVDWLWGINVSRALMLSVKKVSGKRVILSAGRVQSPTLLQVVNREMERYLHLPLPEFKVKVKVEVKGRVFDVLLEGRFNVLSEAKELAERLKRDVLFVEGVSVGKTRLVRPPPFNLIDLQLEAGRLFGFSPYKVERLAEELYLDGLISYPRTNSQKIPPTVNVREIVEGISRGPLGYLVSLLNKLTHGKYVVRQGEKDDPAHPAIYPTQYFGSRLPRDQYKLYELIVRRFLASMSVDAWVERQSVALRFKKSGLKLNLSLQGVVEKGWLEIYPYVKVKDEALLEVKEGEEVNVKGISVVTSLSKPPQRFSKTTLLKWMESSNLGTEATRGMIIETLFERKYVKLSGRSIVPTKLGIVIAEVLGQFFGELTDVKMTADMEQKLNDIIYGKTNSEEVANEMREKIAKYVEVFDSNKEKIGEKIAKGLGYLQYQRCKYCDFEAEEGGLCRYHLNAMEKVKEGINEWMIRTGYPRDRVIKSLEKSKYTGKFVLDVVKEMM, from the coding sequence TTGGTTGACAAAAAACCTTACGTCGTTATAATAGCTGAAAAACCTAAGGCTGGGAAAAAGATAGCTGAGGCCTTCGGAAAGTACTTCCAGCTTTCCTATCGTAGCGTAAAGTATTGGAAAGTGAGCTTTAATGGAGAACAGATAGTAATAGTCACTGCTGCAGGGCATCTTTACGGGTTACATGGAGCCAGCGGGTTTCCTGTCTACGATATGTCGTGGGAACCCTTGTGGAGAATAGACAAGAAGGCCTATTACACCAAAAAGTACATGGACGTGATAAACTACGTTGCGGGTAACGCTAAGTTCTTCGTAAACGCTTGTGACTACGACATCGAAGGTTCAGTCATAGGTTACCTTATTATAGACAAGCTAGGGGGCATCGCCAACGCAAAGAGGATGAAGATCAACGCGTTGACTAAGGACGAGATACTAAGGGCTTACTCTGACCTTCAGCCTCTTGACCTAACTATGGTAGACGCGGGTATAGCCAGGCACAAGGTAGACTGGTTGTGGGGGATTAACGTCAGTAGAGCCCTCATGTTGTCAGTAAAGAAGGTTTCCGGTAAGAGGGTTATCTTAAGCGCTGGAAGGGTTCAGAGCCCGACTTTGCTCCAAGTAGTTAACAGGGAAATGGAGAGGTACTTACATTTACCCTTACCGGAGTTCAAGGTCAAGGTAAAGGTGGAGGTAAAAGGCAGGGTATTCGATGTCCTCTTGGAGGGGAGATTCAACGTCCTTTCCGAGGCTAAGGAGTTAGCTGAGAGACTTAAGAGGGACGTACTGTTCGTGGAGGGGGTTTCGGTAGGCAAGACAAGACTAGTTAGACCTCCACCTTTTAACTTGATAGACCTACAGCTAGAGGCGGGGAGGCTCTTCGGCTTCTCCCCATATAAGGTGGAGAGGCTAGCAGAGGAACTTTACTTGGACGGCCTAATAAGTTATCCAAGGACTAACAGCCAGAAAATACCCCCGACAGTAAATGTGAGGGAAATAGTGGAGGGGATCTCCAGAGGACCCCTAGGTTATTTAGTCTCTCTCCTAAACAAGCTTACTCACGGGAAGTACGTTGTAAGGCAAGGGGAAAAGGACGATCCAGCTCACCCCGCAATCTACCCTACGCAGTACTTTGGCTCTAGGCTACCAAGGGATCAGTACAAGCTCTACGAGCTCATAGTAAGGAGGTTTCTCGCCTCCATGTCCGTGGACGCGTGGGTAGAGAGGCAGAGCGTTGCTTTGAGGTTCAAGAAAAGCGGGCTAAAGCTTAACCTAAGCCTCCAGGGGGTAGTGGAGAAGGGATGGCTGGAGATCTACCCTTACGTAAAGGTTAAGGACGAGGCCCTCCTTGAGGTTAAAGAAGGGGAGGAGGTAAACGTCAAAGGGATTAGCGTGGTTACCTCCCTGAGTAAGCCCCCACAGAGGTTCAGTAAGACCACGCTCTTGAAGTGGATGGAGAGCTCAAACTTGGGCACTGAGGCTACTAGGGGTATGATCATAGAGACCCTCTTTGAGAGGAAGTACGTAAAGCTGTCTGGGAGGTCGATAGTCCCAACCAAGCTAGGAATAGTTATAGCTGAGGTGCTAGGCCAATTCTTCGGCGAGCTGACAGACGTTAAGATGACTGCAGACATGGAACAAAAGCTAAACGACATAATATACGGTAAGACTAACTCAGAGGAAGTAGCAAACGAGATGAGGGAGAAAATAGCCAAGTACGTGGAGGTGTTTGACAGCAATAAGGAAAAGATAGGGGAGAAAATAGCCAAGGGACTTGGATACCTCCAGTACCAAAGGTGTAAGTACTGCGACTTCGAGGCAGAAGAGGGGGGGCTATGCAGGTATCACTTAAACGCTATGGAGAAGGTCAAGGAAGGGATAAACGAGTGGATGATAAGGACGGGCTATCCGAGGGACCGCGTTATCAAGTCGCTTGAGAAATCAAAATATACTGGTAAGTTCGTATTAGATGTAGTTAAAGAGATGATGTGA
- a CDS encoding AAA family ATPase, which yields MSAQVMLEDMARKYAILAVKADKEGKAEEAVNYYKKAIEILTQIITLYPDHVARHAYEQMINEYKRRIEVLTELVPTVDNGKSDATDELVVKDKPKVSFNDVVGLDEVKEALKEAIVYPTKRPELFPLGWPRGILLFGPPGCGKTMIAAAVANEIDSNFLQVDAASIMSKWLGEAEKNVAKIFNTARELSKKENKPSIIFIDEIDALLGVFGNEVGGEVRVRNQFLKEMDGLLDKSENYKVYVIGATNKPWRLDEPFLRRFQKRVYIPLPDLQQRKSLVNYYLSKIPSHNVNVDEVARALEGYTASDIRDVVQTAYMKIVKEVFEKGLQAPRELTTEDLLEVLKYRKPSVNQDIIKAYESWYEKFKAL from the coding sequence ATGAGTGCCCAGGTAATGCTGGAGGACATGGCAAGAAAGTACGCCATCTTAGCTGTAAAGGCGGACAAAGAGGGTAAGGCTGAGGAAGCCGTAAACTACTATAAGAAAGCCATCGAGATCTTAACCCAGATAATAACCCTCTACCCAGACCACGTTGCTAGGCACGCGTATGAGCAGATGATAAACGAGTACAAGAGAAGAATTGAGGTACTCACCGAGTTAGTGCCCACGGTAGATAACGGTAAAAGTGATGCAACTGACGAGCTAGTAGTTAAGGACAAACCTAAGGTATCTTTCAACGACGTGGTAGGACTAGACGAGGTTAAGGAGGCCTTAAAGGAGGCGATAGTTTACCCCACCAAGAGACCAGAGCTGTTCCCCCTAGGATGGCCAAGGGGCATACTGCTCTTCGGCCCCCCCGGATGCGGGAAGACTATGATAGCCGCAGCCGTAGCTAACGAAATAGACTCCAACTTCCTTCAAGTTGATGCCGCATCGATTATGTCGAAGTGGCTAGGAGAAGCTGAGAAAAACGTAGCAAAGATCTTTAATACAGCCAGAGAGCTGTCCAAAAAGGAGAACAAGCCTTCCATCATATTCATCGACGAAATAGACGCACTGTTAGGCGTTTTCGGTAACGAGGTTGGAGGAGAGGTCAGGGTTAGGAACCAGTTCCTGAAGGAGATGGACGGGCTCCTAGATAAGAGCGAGAACTACAAGGTATACGTAATAGGGGCGACAAACAAGCCCTGGAGACTAGACGAGCCCTTCCTGAGGAGGTTCCAGAAGAGAGTCTACATCCCTCTGCCAGACCTTCAGCAACGCAAGTCTCTAGTCAATTACTACCTCTCCAAGATCCCTTCCCATAATGTGAACGTGGACGAGGTAGCCAGGGCACTCGAGGGCTATACTGCGAGCGACATAAGAGACGTGGTTCAGACTGCGTACATGAAGATTGTGAAGGAAGTATTCGAGAAGGGATTACAGGCACCTAGGGAGTTGACTACTGAGGACCTGCTAGAAGTGCTCAAGTACAGGAAGCCCAGTGTAAACCAGGACATAATAAAGGCCTACGAGAGTTGGTATGAGAAGTTCAAGGCACTATGA
- a CDS encoding Snf7 family protein, which translates to MLKKLFVSYFNNDKKKKEQLGRLLTEISIKLKDQQTRIDESIRRLKDRDKELFDKVVRAQIDGDFAKATIYAQEISEIRKIIKVFYTAYLAIEKVRLRLDTVQEVQGVSLVLFPIVRILEGLKDQIKTISPEIAMTLDSITSSVNSIATETGMISDRSVVPAVIDEQAKKILEEAQKSAEQKVRELLPDLPHPPSEIPAKVEVKKRLDEKEILNYISETGGYLDLDYVSKRYGVGKEEVLNLLREMSSKGLISLEA; encoded by the coding sequence ATGTTGAAAAAGTTATTTGTTTCTTACTTTAACAACGACAAGAAAAAGAAGGAACAGTTAGGGAGGCTTCTCACTGAAATATCCATTAAGCTCAAGGACCAGCAGACGAGGATTGACGAGTCAATAAGGAGGTTAAAAGACAGGGACAAGGAGCTCTTTGACAAGGTGGTGAGGGCACAGATAGACGGCGACTTCGCAAAGGCCACGATCTACGCCCAGGAGATCTCCGAAATAAGGAAAATAATAAAGGTCTTCTACACTGCCTACCTCGCAATAGAAAAAGTAAGGCTGAGGTTGGACACGGTACAAGAAGTACAAGGAGTGTCGTTGGTGCTTTTCCCCATTGTGAGGATCCTTGAAGGGCTAAAGGACCAGATAAAGACAATCTCTCCTGAAATAGCCATGACCTTGGACTCAATAACCAGTAGCGTAAACAGCATAGCTACAGAGACGGGGATGATAAGCGACAGAAGCGTTGTGCCCGCGGTAATCGATGAACAAGCAAAGAAGATCCTAGAGGAGGCCCAGAAGAGTGCCGAGCAAAAGGTAAGGGAGCTCCTACCAGATCTACCACACCCACCCTCGGAGATCCCAGCCAAAGTGGAGGTAAAGAAGAGGCTGGACGAGAAGGAAATTCTAAACTACATATCCGAGACCGGTGGTTACCTAGACCTAGACTACGTTTCAAAGAGGTACGGAGTGGGGAAGGAAGAGGTACTAAACCTGTTAAGGGAGATGTCGAGTAAGGGACTAATTAGCCTGGAGGCTTAA
- a CDS encoding CdvA-like protein, giving the protein MVVSADVLTKFIGQKVKDPYNRDFGYLVFVYTEIDGTVTGIEVAQGNTFTTIDPSRVKADGDSIVVLPEWKAAAIRALTLMEKIRKRQRALEELYSKQEVPKSTYDEMRRKLDSEMLKVKDDYIKVKNSLKARLNEVEDQLAQIEKAIMSVKMSYISAELSEASYKNSMEILRLAKDSYMLEKDDIRKTLEKLDLLDKEGIDLKAPSQTIGSSDQGSKPSQNNSELPVPIPVKVINTL; this is encoded by the coding sequence ATGGTAGTGTCGGCAGACGTATTAACGAAATTTATAGGGCAAAAGGTGAAGGATCCCTACAACAGGGACTTTGGTTACCTCGTGTTCGTGTACACCGAGATTGACGGCACAGTAACTGGGATCGAGGTGGCCCAAGGCAATACGTTCACCACGATTGACCCATCCAGGGTAAAGGCGGACGGAGACTCCATAGTGGTCCTGCCAGAGTGGAAGGCTGCAGCAATAAGGGCGTTAACGCTAATGGAAAAGATAAGGAAAAGGCAGAGGGCGTTAGAGGAGCTCTACTCCAAGCAAGAAGTGCCTAAGTCCACTTACGACGAAATGAGGAGGAAGCTGGACAGCGAGATGCTTAAGGTCAAGGACGACTACATAAAGGTAAAAAACTCCCTAAAGGCTAGGCTAAACGAGGTAGAGGACCAGTTAGCCCAGATAGAAAAGGCTATCATGTCCGTCAAGATGAGCTACATCTCGGCTGAGCTCTCTGAGGCGTCATATAAGAACTCCATGGAGATCTTGAGGCTAGCTAAGGACAGTTACATGCTGGAAAAGGACGACATAAGGAAAACGTTAGAAAAGCTGGACCTACTAGATAAGGAAGGAATCGACTTAAAAGCTCCAAGCCAGACAATTGGTTCCTCAGACCAGGGGAGTAAGCCCTCTCAGAACAACTCGGAATTACCCGTACCAATACCAGTAAAGGTAATAAATACTTTATGA
- the eno gene encoding phosphopyruvate hydratase, translated as MSSGFEIKKVEAMEILDSRGNFTVRTFVTTKAGIRDFGDAPAGASRGIREAVELRDEDGGVRKAVESVNYYINYALHSMDVRYQKDVDATMIKLDGTENKSRLGGNSIISTSIAVAKTAAKALGVEVFEYIGGFRTHTIPVPLLNILNGGKHAGNQLKIQEFIVIPLGFDSLKEALKASTAVYKTLKNLITERYGKIYTALGDEGGISPPLSKTVDALDLVYTAVKNSGYEDKIYLGMDAAASDFYNERENVYEIDGSKKTPDEMIDFYKDLADTYPILYLEDPFNENDFERFSVLQSKLKKVIVTGDDLYTTNAKYLKKGIEAKSTTGVIVKLNQVGTVTETLEFFDLARENSVKTVVSHRSGETEDNFIADLAVGLNSDFIKTGAPARGERTSKYNRLLEIEKEYGFRYKRV; from the coding sequence ATGAGTAGTGGGTTTGAAATAAAAAAGGTAGAAGCAATGGAAATACTTGACTCTAGGGGCAACTTCACCGTAAGGACTTTCGTCACCACTAAGGCAGGCATAAGGGACTTCGGCGACGCGCCTGCAGGCGCCTCTAGAGGTATTAGGGAAGCTGTGGAGCTGAGAGACGAGGACGGCGGAGTTAGGAAAGCTGTAGAGTCGGTGAACTACTACATAAACTACGCTCTTCACAGTATGGACGTCAGATACCAAAAGGACGTAGACGCAACCATGATAAAGCTTGACGGCACCGAGAACAAGTCTAGGCTAGGAGGTAACTCCATAATCTCCACCTCCATAGCGGTCGCCAAGACTGCAGCCAAGGCCCTAGGGGTGGAGGTCTTCGAGTACATAGGGGGGTTCAGAACCCATACCATCCCCGTGCCCCTCCTTAATATACTAAACGGGGGGAAACACGCAGGAAACCAATTGAAGATTCAAGAGTTTATCGTGATTCCGTTGGGCTTCGACTCGTTAAAGGAGGCCCTTAAAGCGTCTACCGCGGTCTACAAGACGTTAAAGAACTTGATAACGGAGAGGTATGGGAAGATCTACACGGCATTAGGTGACGAAGGGGGAATTTCTCCGCCCCTTTCAAAGACGGTGGACGCGTTAGACCTCGTCTACACTGCAGTGAAGAACTCCGGCTACGAAGACAAGATATATCTTGGAATGGACGCTGCGGCATCTGACTTCTACAACGAGAGGGAAAACGTGTACGAGATAGACGGATCTAAGAAGACTCCGGACGAGATGATCGACTTCTACAAGGACCTAGCTGACACCTACCCAATACTTTACCTCGAGGACCCATTTAACGAGAACGACTTCGAGAGATTCTCCGTACTCCAGAGCAAGCTCAAAAAGGTAATCGTCACAGGAGACGACCTCTACACGACAAACGCCAAGTACTTAAAGAAGGGCATAGAGGCTAAGTCCACAACTGGGGTGATAGTGAAGCTAAACCAAGTTGGAACTGTGACAGAGACCTTGGAGTTCTTCGACTTGGCTAGGGAGAACTCCGTCAAGACGGTAGTCAGCCACAGGAGCGGGGAGACTGAGGATAACTTCATAGCCGATTTGGCGGTGGGACTCAACAGCGACTTCATAAAGACAGGAGCGCCGGCTAGAGGAGAGAGGACTAGCAAGTACAACAGACTCCTAGAAATAGAGAAAGAATATGGCTTTAGGTACAAAAGGGTTTAA
- a CDS encoding chromatin protein Cren7, translating into MPKKQKDSNVCPNCGTVVDKPVKTWNLVSPLPDAYGRITITVMGSYVCPNCGHRWRAVVSKIKAGGDSVEIEGKKGVKKFGEEKGKKEEDRGEIIELDISDLDEEE; encoded by the coding sequence ATGCCTAAGAAACAGAAGGACTCCAATGTTTGCCCAAATTGTGGGACTGTAGTGGATAAGCCAGTAAAGACGTGGAACTTGGTTTCTCCTTTGCCAGACGCCTACGGGAGGATAACCATAACCGTAATGGGTTCATACGTCTGTCCAAACTGCGGTCATCGGTGGAGGGCAGTAGTGTCTAAAATCAAGGCAGGAGGGGACTCAGTAGAGATCGAGGGGAAGAAGGGCGTGAAGAAATTCGGAGAGGAAAAGGGGAAGAAGGAAGAGGACAGGGGAGAGATAATAGAGTTGGACATAAGTGATTTGGATGAAGAAGAGTGA
- a CDS encoding signal peptidase I, which translates to MWMKKSDILIVGFIVLIYVLYFSNIISSASVEGVSMYPTFQNGALTFYTSPHNVSLGNIIIYKSPTVGAYVIHRVVSVNYYNGEKYYVTQGVDKISNPKPDNQIGLEPLPGIPSNLVLGKVDEYHGVIFSIPYLGYISILLNSLI; encoded by the coding sequence ATTTGGATGAAGAAGAGTGACATCCTCATCGTTGGGTTTATAGTGCTCATTTACGTTCTCTACTTCTCCAATATCATCAGCTCTGCCAGCGTAGAAGGTGTCTCCATGTACCCAACGTTCCAGAACGGGGCCTTAACTTTCTACACGTCGCCTCATAACGTCTCCCTTGGGAACATAATCATCTACAAATCCCCTACCGTAGGAGCTTACGTTATACATAGAGTTGTCAGCGTGAACTACTATAACGGAGAAAAGTACTACGTTACGCAGGGAGTCGACAAGATATCGAACCCAAAGCCGGACAACCAAATAGGTCTAGAGCCACTGCCCGGAATTCCCTCAAACTTGGTGTTGGGGAAAGTCGACGAGTACCACGGGGTCATCTTCTCGATCCCTTACTTAGGCTATATATCGATATTGCTCAACTCGCTTATCTGA
- the gcvPB gene encoding aminomethyl-transferring glycine dehydrogenase subunit GcvPB encodes MWRQAKWDEPLIFEYKGKGRRGMLIPREDEIRKEVNVSLPNKIRRKREAELPELSELEAVRHYIRLSQMSFGVDTGMMPLGSCTMKYNPKVEEMSQSLVENLHPLQDVSTVQGALEMLYEMQEWIAEVTGMDKCSFQVPAGSAGELAGVLMIKKYHEEKGRRRDEMLVADTAHGTNPASASMAGFKVVYIKSNNRGLVNLDILKEVVNENVAGFMLTNPNTLGLFEEEILEISKVIHSVDGMLYYDGANLNGILGVARPGDMGFDVVHVNLHKTFAVPHGGGGPGAGAICAKGEMAEYLPYPIVQKSGKGYSLYYPKKSIGKISTFFGNVGNVARAYTYILGLGPQGVSAVGKMSTVATNYLISRLRGIRGLELPFPGKYRKHEVVFSAKPLMNDTGVTAFDVAKALLDRGFYAPTIYFPPIVEEALMIEPTETETRETLDKFANALKEILAEAYSDPKKISGTPLNASVGRLDQVTANHPTTVTPTYLVKKLREENKIGALR; translated from the coding sequence GTGTGGAGACAAGCTAAGTGGGACGAGCCGTTAATTTTTGAATACAAGGGAAAGGGAAGGAGAGGGATGCTGATACCTAGGGAAGACGAGATAAGGAAAGAGGTAAACGTTAGCCTCCCTAATAAGATAAGGAGGAAAAGGGAGGCAGAGTTGCCGGAGCTGAGCGAACTAGAGGCGGTAAGGCACTACATAAGGCTGTCCCAGATGAGCTTTGGGGTAGACACAGGGATGATGCCTCTCGGCTCCTGTACCATGAAGTACAACCCGAAGGTGGAGGAGATGTCCCAGTCACTGGTGGAGAACCTCCACCCTCTCCAAGACGTCAGTACTGTCCAGGGAGCACTAGAGATGCTTTACGAGATGCAGGAGTGGATAGCCGAGGTCACAGGAATGGACAAGTGTAGTTTCCAAGTGCCTGCTGGCTCCGCGGGAGAACTGGCAGGGGTCTTAATGATCAAGAAGTACCACGAGGAAAAAGGAAGGAGAAGGGACGAGATGCTCGTGGCTGACACTGCCCACGGAACAAACCCTGCTAGTGCGTCCATGGCAGGTTTCAAGGTGGTTTACATAAAGTCCAACAACAGGGGGCTTGTGAACCTAGACATCCTTAAGGAGGTGGTCAACGAAAATGTCGCAGGGTTCATGCTAACTAACCCAAATACTCTAGGCCTCTTTGAAGAGGAGATCCTGGAAATATCGAAGGTAATCCACAGCGTAGACGGAATGCTCTACTACGACGGGGCAAACCTAAACGGAATACTTGGAGTTGCAAGGCCAGGCGATATGGGGTTTGACGTAGTACACGTCAACCTCCACAAGACTTTTGCAGTACCCCACGGGGGAGGAGGGCCTGGTGCTGGAGCTATCTGTGCAAAAGGTGAGATGGCAGAGTACCTACCTTACCCCATTGTGCAAAAGTCCGGTAAGGGTTACTCTCTCTATTACCCAAAGAAGTCCATAGGAAAGATCTCAACGTTCTTCGGCAACGTGGGCAACGTAGCTAGAGCTTACACGTATATACTGGGCCTAGGACCTCAAGGTGTTTCTGCTGTAGGCAAAATGAGCACAGTGGCTACCAATTACTTAATATCTAGGCTACGGGGAATTAGGGGACTGGAGCTACCTTTCCCCGGCAAGTACAGGAAGCACGAAGTGGTGTTCAGTGCAAAGCCCCTGATGAACGACACAGGAGTCACCGCGTTTGACGTCGCAAAGGCGCTCCTGGACAGGGGGTTCTACGCTCCCACCATATACTTCCCACCCATAGTAGAGGAGGCCTTAATGATAGAGCCAACTGAGACCGAGACTAGGGAGACTTTAGACAAGTTCGCAAACGCCCTAAAGGAAATCCTAGCAGAGGCTTACTCTGACCCAAAGAAGATCTCGGGAACCCCTCTCAATGCCTCTGTGGGAAGACTAGACCAAGTTACGGCTAACCACCCAACCACGGTAACTCCAACCTACCTCGTGAAAAAATTAAGGGAGGAGAACAAAATAGGAGCTCTCAGATAA